The following are encoded in a window of Verrucomicrobiia bacterium genomic DNA:
- a CDS encoding conjugal transfer protein TraC: PFDLPLSSHNEDETEDVLRSNITTLHGLIRLMAGGMTAEEDSILDKALYESYALKDITSDPSTWRNPPPLMSDLVAVLANLRGAENLILRLNKYVDGTFSSLFNQPTNFQLTGGLVVFSVRDLEEALRPIAIFMVLNYIWNSVRSEMKRRLMVVDEAWWMMQYEDSARFLYGLAKRARKYFLGLTIISQDVEDFLSNKYGKAVVSNSAMQVLLKQSTSSVDVVAGVFNLTEQEKYLLINATVGEGLFFAGLSHVAVKITASYTEDQIITSDPKQLLAMRKGI; this comes from the coding sequence CCGTTTGACCTTCCCCTGTCCAGCCACAACGAAGATGAAACGGAAGATGTGCTGCGCTCCAACATCACTACGCTCCACGGGCTTATCCGCCTCATGGCAGGCGGCATGACGGCCGAAGAAGACTCAATCTTGGACAAGGCCCTCTACGAGTCATATGCCCTCAAGGACATTACGTCAGACCCTTCTACTTGGCGTAATCCTCCCCCGCTCATGTCGGACCTCGTGGCAGTACTGGCAAACCTCAGGGGAGCAGAAAACCTTATCCTACGGCTCAACAAGTACGTAGATGGAACCTTCTCCAGCCTCTTCAACCAACCGACCAACTTCCAACTTACCGGGGGACTTGTGGTCTTCTCTGTACGAGACCTGGAAGAAGCGCTGCGCCCTATCGCCATCTTCATGGTGCTTAACTACATCTGGAACTCTGTCCGGAGCGAGATGAAGCGCCGCCTCATGGTGGTAGACGAAGCCTGGTGGATGATGCAGTACGAAGACTCAGCCCGCTTCCTCTACGGTTTGGCCAAGCGTGCACGCAAATACTTCCTAGGACTCACCATTATCTCCCAAGACGTGGAGGACTTCCTGTCTAATAAGTATGGGAAAGCGGTGGTCTCTAACTCGGCCATGCAGGTGCTGCTCAAACAATCCACGTCGTCAGTAGATGTGGTGGCAGGCGTGTTCAACCTCACTGAACAAGAAAAATACTTGCTCATTAATGCCACGGTAGGTGAGGGCCTGTTCTTTGCCGGGTTAAGCCACGTAGCTGTAAAGATCACTGCCTCTTATACCGAGGATCAAATTATTACTTCAGATCCAAAACAGCTTTTGGCTATGCGCAAAGGCATTTAG